A stretch of the Drosophila sulfurigaster albostrigata strain 15112-1811.04 chromosome 2L, ASM2355843v2, whole genome shotgun sequence genome encodes the following:
- the LOC133839316 gene encoding reticulon-1-A isoform X2, with amino-acid sequence MAAALETLQALLQTLNEIKELPFNRESLESLIYWRDVKKSGIVFGAGLVTLVAISSFSVISVFAYLSLLALFGTVAFRIYKSVTQAVQKTNDGHPFKEYLELDLTLSQEKVQHIAGVAVAHLNGFTAELRRLFLVEDLIDSIKFGVILWVFTYIGAWFNGMTLVILAFVSLFTLPKVYENNKQSIDTYLDLVRTKLTEITDKIRVAIPIGKKPVAATESDKDK; translated from the exons atggCTGCCGCTTTAGAAACGCTACAGGCGCTACTGCAAACACTGAATGAAATCAAAGAGCTGCCCTTTAATCGGGAGTCTT TGGAATCCCTCATCTACTGGCGTGATGTGAAAAAATCAGGCATTGTTTTTGGCGCCGGCCTGGTCACCTTGGTGGCCATCTCCAGCTTCTCCGTGATCAGTGTGTTTGCCTATCTGTCGCTGCTCGCACTCTTCGGCACCGTCGCCTTCAGAATCTACAAATCGGTGACACAGGCCGTACAAAAGACAAACGATGGACATCCCTTCAA AGAATATCTGGAACTGGATCTGACGCTGTCGCAGGAGAAGGTTCAGCATATTGCCGGCGTGGCTGTGGCCCATTTGAATGGCTTCACTGCTGAGCTGAGGCGTCTGTTTCTGGTTGAGGATCTGATCGATTCGATTAAATTCGGTGTCATTCTGTGGGTCTTCACCTACATTGGCGCCTGGTTCAATGGCATGACTCTGGTCATTCTGG CCTTTGTCTCGCTGTTCACCTTGCCCAAGGTCTATGAGAACAACAAGCAATCGATCGATACCTACTTGGATTTGGTGCGCACCAAGTTGACAGAGATCACCGACAA AATCCGGGTGGCTATTCCCATTGGCAAGAAGCCTGTGGCTGCAACTGAGTCCGACAAGGACAAATag
- the LOC133839316 gene encoding reticulon-1-A isoform X3, whose product MAGGSKRYSRNNSNGNFQPLPERGPVESLIYWRDVKKSGIVFGAGLVTLVAISSFSVISVFAYLSLLALFGTVAFRIYKSVTQAVQKTNDGHPFKEYLELDLTLSQEKVQHIAGVAVAHLNGFTAELRRLFLVEDLIDSIKFGVILWVFTYIGAWFNGMTLVILAFVSLFTLPKVYENNKQSIDTYLDLVRTKLTEITDKIRVAIPIGKKPVAATESDKDK is encoded by the exons ATGGCCGGTGGCAGCAAACGTTACTCACGCAACAACTCTAACGGCAACTTTCAACCACTTCCCGAACGTGGCCCAG TGGAATCCCTCATCTACTGGCGTGATGTGAAAAAATCAGGCATTGTTTTTGGCGCCGGCCTGGTCACCTTGGTGGCCATCTCCAGCTTCTCCGTGATCAGTGTGTTTGCCTATCTGTCGCTGCTCGCACTCTTCGGCACCGTCGCCTTCAGAATCTACAAATCGGTGACACAGGCCGTACAAAAGACAAACGATGGACATCCCTTCAA AGAATATCTGGAACTGGATCTGACGCTGTCGCAGGAGAAGGTTCAGCATATTGCCGGCGTGGCTGTGGCCCATTTGAATGGCTTCACTGCTGAGCTGAGGCGTCTGTTTCTGGTTGAGGATCTGATCGATTCGATTAAATTCGGTGTCATTCTGTGGGTCTTCACCTACATTGGCGCCTGGTTCAATGGCATGACTCTGGTCATTCTGG CCTTTGTCTCGCTGTTCACCTTGCCCAAGGTCTATGAGAACAACAAGCAATCGATCGATACCTACTTGGATTTGGTGCGCACCAAGTTGACAGAGATCACCGACAA AATCCGGGTGGCTATTCCCATTGGCAAGAAGCCTGTGGCTGCAACTGAGTCCGACAAGGACAAATag
- the LOC133839316 gene encoding reticulon-1-A isoform X5, whose amino-acid sequence MSNKILESLIYWRDVKKSGIVFGAGLVTLVAISSFSVISVFAYLSLLALFGTVAFRIYKSVTQAVQKTNDGHPFKEYLELDLTLSQEKVQHIAGVAVAHLNGFTAELRRLFLVEDLIDSIKFGVILWVFTYIGAWFNGMTLVILAFVSLFTLPKVYENNKQSIDTYLDLVRTKLTEITDKIRVAIPIGKKPVAATESDKDK is encoded by the exons ATGTCGAACAAaatct TGGAATCCCTCATCTACTGGCGTGATGTGAAAAAATCAGGCATTGTTTTTGGCGCCGGCCTGGTCACCTTGGTGGCCATCTCCAGCTTCTCCGTGATCAGTGTGTTTGCCTATCTGTCGCTGCTCGCACTCTTCGGCACCGTCGCCTTCAGAATCTACAAATCGGTGACACAGGCCGTACAAAAGACAAACGATGGACATCCCTTCAA AGAATATCTGGAACTGGATCTGACGCTGTCGCAGGAGAAGGTTCAGCATATTGCCGGCGTGGCTGTGGCCCATTTGAATGGCTTCACTGCTGAGCTGAGGCGTCTGTTTCTGGTTGAGGATCTGATCGATTCGATTAAATTCGGTGTCATTCTGTGGGTCTTCACCTACATTGGCGCCTGGTTCAATGGCATGACTCTGGTCATTCTGG CCTTTGTCTCGCTGTTCACCTTGCCCAAGGTCTATGAGAACAACAAGCAATCGATCGATACCTACTTGGATTTGGTGCGCACCAAGTTGACAGAGATCACCGACAA AATCCGGGTGGCTATTCCCATTGGCAAGAAGCCTGTGGCTGCAACTGAGTCCGACAAGGACAAATag